TAGCCATCATCTCTGTCATGTCGGAGGCACGAGAAGCCAGGCACCCGGAACCGGGCTCCCGGAACCAACCAGGTCTCCGATATGGCAAAGACAGTAGGGTCATACGAGGATACCATTTgcaaaatttcgtgttttttagGGCGGAGACTGTGACTGTTCCACTGGATGAGATGGAACATTTACAACTTGGAGAAATTGTGAAAGTTTGTTGGCGACGTTGGGCGGTAGGGGGAAATCATCCATTTTGCTGAACATATTGATCAGCAAGGATAGAAGGACGTCCAGCAGGTTATCGTTGGGGGGGGACTGAAAGGGGGAGGAGGGCGGGGAGCCTGGGGGCCGGAGGGCGGCACCATTCCTCGGAGGAGGGGGGTTGCGGTCTCTAATTAGGGCTTCGTGAGCGGCACGGTCATATCCTTGTGATAGAGGACGATGGGGGGACCTTGGTATGTAAACCGTTTTTCTGTAACTTTGGGATGGACTTTGAGTGTGGGTGGGGAAGGCAGAGTGTTGGGTTTGAGGCATAGGATCAGTTTGGGAATAGGGGGGGCTCTGAGCCGCGTCTGCGTAGGATCTCTTAACAGGGGGGAACCTTTCGCAAGCCTGAGAGTAAGAGATGTTGTCGTCAGACATTGCTGCTTTGATAGCCTGTTGACGAGTGTGTTCTGGACAGGTCTTGTGTGTAGCAAAGTGCCTGCCTGAGCAGAACAGACAAAACGCTAAGTCTTCCTGCACAGTACATGTTTTGCCTGTATGCTCTTGGCCACatttgaagcattttggttttgatCGACATTGATCCGCTACGTGTCCGAATTTACAGCAGCTGTGGCACTGTATTGTGGGCAAAAGATACTTTTCTACTACTAACGATGTGTAACAGCAGAAAATTCTGGCTGGCAAAACTTGTCCGCTAAAAGTTATCACCACAGTACCTGTAGGGATCCACTCAATGCCGTCGGGTTTGTGTACTTTTCGGTTAAGTCGCCTGGCTTTAAGGATGCCCCCACAGCCAGAAGGAAGCTCCACATCATTGACAAAAGCATCCAGCGCTAGGTCCGTGGGTACTCCCCTGACAATACCCATGCGGGTGATATTAAATGTTGGGATGGTAGCCTCGAAATTTTTAGATGCGAGTAGTGGGTCCGATAAAAAGGTATTAGCTGCCTCTGCGGAGTTAAACTCTACACTAACACGGTTTCTACCTACTTTTTTGATACCATCTCGCGCTATGTTCTGTACTCGCGAGTTTACCATCACTTGTCCAAATTTGATAGGATTTAGGGTAGTACCAGCGGAGGGATCTGATTCTGACTTGGATACATGGACAAGGAAAGGACCTCCGTCGTTTGACGTGTATTTACGTCCATTTTTTAGGTCCGGATGTTCGTAAAGGTGGGCTATGGAGTCGGAAGGAGCCCTGGTCCCCAACTTAGTTGGGGGCTGGGATCCATCCAGCACCGTAGCCCTCCTTTTTGCCCCCAGTAGAGTTATTTCGGCGTCCATCGACACCTCCGATTGGCTGTCTTGCGACAGGTTCATCGGTGCGCCGATGGAAACCGGTTCCCTAACAGAGGTTATGTCTGGAGGTTTTGGGGGATATGCGACATTGCGGGGTTAGCagcgtacgagtatttgttAAAACACTTACTGAATGACGATACTGGTGGGTCACACAACAAAACACGTAAAAAATAGCACTAGGCCACAAAATTTCGTAGGTCCGACACAAACACGTGCTGTCACCAAGGAAGCCAAGTGGTCAGTCTTGTCATTTCTAACTAACACGGCTAATTGAGCAATAAAGGTAAAAGGCAAAatttgaagtattgaattaagctattgctccatatataaatcaataacaattgtagcctaacccaccctttcctttaataaacaccagacacttaacggatagtggcaaatatattgccgtcttcattttttaaaatgatcaaataacagtttttttttctttaaactttatatcgccaatcttgtctctgaaagtagagaattgtgactatcggataaatccagcaaacaaaattttatttacaaacatttttgttcaattgtaaggaatagttaaaaatctaagttcaggcctaagaatcatcatttaacatgggttggaataacgtttatctgctattctttttttcgtaaattggtacgagtatgttctcttatgcgaatcaaaagttatattattaactaacaacacgttcattgagaaagaaataaaatatctgagtcgtatgacggcaaatatcttgccgttacccactaaagggttaaACAAATGTCATAAGATTACCTGGATGAGCAGACAATGTCGGTTTTCCAGTGGGATCCAGGGTCtgtgaaagaaaacaaaacatcATTGAGTGTAAAACAAGCACGTGTAAAATAGTAATAACAGTAAGGTTAAGTTGtgaagataaaattaaaacttacgGCCAAAGTGTACTGTCTGTCCCCATTTTCATTCAAAAAATATCTGagatacattttaatttaaatatataaatcaaataattaaattttattcaaacaaatctGGGAATTAGGATTCCgtgtatttcttattttttgtcCGTCCACTCCATTCTTTGGTCCGTCCTGACACTTGTTGTtgacttgacagtgacagccgCCATAGGTTAACAAAGTACTTATTTCCTAATTTAGCACAGTTTTTCTTATGGCTCAAATAATCCGGTCCGCTTACAGATGAAAGGAGGAATTGGAAATTCGGAGAAAATAATTTCCTGAGATCATCGAAATATTAAgtagtatttaatttactatttcGATGCCTGAGATAAACGAACAGAACTACACAAATTAGTATTTATTCAATACTTAGTTTGTTTTCCACCATGCGTAAAGATAACTTTCTTTTGTTCGTTATATTATATAGGCATATGTTGTAAATATTTCtcttatagtctgtcaaaaaagagaagaaattaaaaagtggcaacactgtagtgtcctccctttttggtttgacagggtttgaaagggatgacactacagtgttgccactttttaatttcttctcttttttgacagactatacagtatgttttcgttcaagtaaaaaattatataaaccgagttttttttaataaattattattgttattattcttAGACGATGAACAAAATCAACAAAATCATGACAtgacagctgggctactccgagaCTCGCAACTCGAACTAtactatttgatacgagagcgagagggaccgcacgacacgaacttcgagtttcgagtttcggagtagcctgctgcctgcagggctactacgaaacaaagagaatataaccactacgttttaagagGTGGGACTCCCATACTAGCGAATGGAATCGAGTTTGTATTAAGTTTGCATGGACCATTACCAAACCATTACCAAAATGTACGCCAAagaactcgaaactcgaagttcgtgtcgtatcgtccctctcgctctcgtattaaatagtacaagtgtcagagcgaccgaacgacacaaacttcgagtttcgaatttcgtagtagccctgctgacaatGACATTGACAGTGACGGTCTGACGGTTGATTGATAATCGAATTGTTGATTCGATTCGATACGATACTACTAAAgtactaaactaaaactaaatagtTTTCTAGCAGCGACGCTGTATGCGTTGAGTGTTCATTGTTTTAGTTCTGCGTCGTTTTTTTTATGAGGCGCCTGTTCAGTACAATGGCTAATCTTCCACCAAGGAAAATTTCTCCATCCAGTAAGCCGTCTAAACAAGATACTTCGCCGCTGCAAATACTTTTGCAGATGGGATTTCCGAAACACCGGGCGTAAGTTTACCATCCCTGCATCATCTTTTAAACCTAACTCAAAACTTTCTTTTCTAATTATAGCTTGTTATAATGTCGTAGGTTGAAAGCTCTTGCAGCTACAGGTAATCGTAGCGTTCAATTGGCGTCGGATTGGCTATTGACCCACGTCAACGACGGTCTGATCGACGCCGATGAGCCTCGCGAGTACATCTTGTACGCCAATCCGACCGGTGCAATGCTCACTCAGCTCCACGAGTTCTGGGAGAAGTCTAAGAAACTAGGCTGGAATGGGGCGCATCATTTTCCACCCCATATTACCCTGGTGTCTTTTTTCAAGGTAGGGCTGTATTCATTTGTTTGCtttattagtaaaataaatattcaatgttCAATGATCCTCTTACTGAAACTCTCCAGTAGTATTTTTTACCTTTCTTTTTGCTGATTAGACTTCATggaagattttttaataaacattaagtatttaaaagaaaaataaatatgtccTCTAATTTCGcagcaaaaaaaatcattaatccAATGTgcaaaataatgataaataagTGACTTTCAGGCTCCAGACGAGACATCACTGCAGCTCGGGAAAATAGTGAAAAATGTTGTTGAAACTGTAGGGGATCCCCCCGCATGCCCAATCAAACTGGACCCCTACATTTCACAAAATTTCATGGGTCTTTTTGTCTCAGAAGAACATGCAGAGTACctgaaaaaaattgcagttcaGTATGTCAAACAGGTCTCTTCATTGTGTTAGTAAATTTACTATTTTCTGATTTGTAGTTTAGTTTGTTAGATTTGGTAAATTTCCAAACATTTTCTGTCTCGTATTTGTATCTGAAGGTATGAAAGGATTAATATTGGTGGTGGTGTTAACAAGATAATTATGGTTAAACCAGGTTGAACTGTATGAACCTTCAAATGAGAACAATAGCAATCTAAATTTAGCTATGGGGTACATCCTGGAAGTATATgtattgaattttgaatagaGACTTTGAATAAGCCAAGCTACATCAACAGTATCACCAACTAGTAAAAAGTAATTTCCATGTCTATAAAAggctttgtacagtcaagtgcaaaaataagtatctattccaaccactcaaaaatatgttactacggccttattgcgtcggaataagagtctgtggtacatatttttgaaactttgaataagtacatatttttacacttgccTGTACATTTACTTCTTGGACATGCCACATAATTCACATGTGTAAATAACCTTATGTCCTGGActcctattaaataaaaataataaactgaaaaaGGAACAATAGAAAATCTATGGTTCCCAGTTAAAGTTCCAAATTGAATGCTTTTGTTATTCAATCCATAAGCTAAAGCTAGACCTCTAGATCATGAGCCCAGTTTTTAAGCTATAAATCAGAATCCTAGTACTATCATTACTTGCATAAATCATTTGTGTGCAGTGGGTGTGTCCATGGATACTTATGAACACTTGGATGCACTGGGAACTTGTTTCCCCTGGTGCACAATGCCCCAGGAAAAACCAATTAAATGTAAGAGT
This region of Choristoneura fumiferana chromosome 11, NRCan_CFum_1, whole genome shotgun sequence genomic DNA includes:
- the LOC141432759 gene encoding H/ACA ribonucleoprotein complex subunit 3-like; this translates as MYLRYFLNENGDRQYTLATLDPTGKPTLSAHPARFSPEDKYSRQRIIIKKRFGLLITQQPEPIH